The following are encoded together in the Mesoplodon densirostris isolate mMesDen1 chromosome 2, mMesDen1 primary haplotype, whole genome shotgun sequence genome:
- the NUCKS1 gene encoding nuclear ubiquitous casein and cyclin-dependent kinase substrate 1 isoform X2, with amino-acid sequence MSRPVRNRKVVDYSQFQESDDADEDYGRDSGPPAKKIRSSPREAKNKRRSGKNSQEDSEDSEEKDVKTKKDDSHSAEDSEDEKEDHKNVRQQRQAASKAASKQREMLMEDVGSEEEQEEEDEVPFQENSGSDEDFLMEDDDDSDYGSSKKKNKKMVKKSKPERKEKKMPKPRLKATVTPSPVKGKGKVGRPTASKASKEKTPSPKEEDEEPESPPEKKTSASPPPEKSGDEGSEDEAQSGED; translated from the exons AAATAGGAAGGTCGTTGATTATTCACAATTTCAGGAATCTGATGATGCTG ATGAAGATTATGGAAGAGATTCGGGTCCTCCAGCTAAGAAAATTCGATCATCTCCCCGAGAAGCTAAAAATAAGAGGCGATCTGGAAAGAATTCACAGGAAGATAG TGAGGACTCAGAAGAAAAAGATGTGAAGACCAAGAAGGATGATTCTCACTCAGCAG AGGACAGTGAAGATGAAAAAGAAGATCATAAAAATGTGCGCCAGCAACGGCAGGCAGCCTCTAAAGCAGCCTCTAAACAGAGGGAGATGCTCATGGAAGATGTGGGCAGTGAAGAAGAACAAGAAGAAGAGGATGAGGTGCCATTCCAGGAGA ATTCCGGCAGTGATGAGGATTTCCTAATGGAAGACGATGATGATAGTGACTATGGcagttcaaaaaagaaaaacaaaaagatggttAAGAAGTCCAAacctgagagaaaagaaaagaaaatgcccaAACCCAGGCTAAAGGCCACAG tgaCGCCAAGCCCTGTGAAAGGCAAAGGGAAAGTGGGTCGCCCCACAGCTTCAAAGGCATCAAAGGAAAAGACTCCTTCTCCCAAAGAAGAAGACGAGGAACCAGAAAGCCCTCCTGAAAAGAAAACATCTGCAAGCCCTCCACCTGAGAAATCTGGGGATgaaggatctgaagatgaagcCCAGTCTGGGGAGGATTAA
- the NUCKS1 gene encoding nuclear ubiquitous casein and cyclin-dependent kinase substrate 1 isoform X1, which yields MSRPVRNRKVVDYSQFQESDDADEDYGRDSGPPAKKIRSSPREAKNKRRSGKNSQEDSEDSEEKDVKTKKDDSHSAEDSEDEKEDHKNVRQQRQAASKAASKQREMLMEDVGSEEEQEEEDEVPFQEKDSGSDEDFLMEDDDDSDYGSSKKKNKKMVKKSKPERKEKKMPKPRLKATVTPSPVKGKGKVGRPTASKASKEKTPSPKEEDEEPESPPEKKTSASPPPEKSGDEGSEDEAQSGED from the exons AAATAGGAAGGTCGTTGATTATTCACAATTTCAGGAATCTGATGATGCTG ATGAAGATTATGGAAGAGATTCGGGTCCTCCAGCTAAGAAAATTCGATCATCTCCCCGAGAAGCTAAAAATAAGAGGCGATCTGGAAAGAATTCACAGGAAGATAG TGAGGACTCAGAAGAAAAAGATGTGAAGACCAAGAAGGATGATTCTCACTCAGCAG AGGACAGTGAAGATGAAAAAGAAGATCATAAAAATGTGCGCCAGCAACGGCAGGCAGCCTCTAAAGCAGCCTCTAAACAGAGGGAGATGCTCATGGAAGATGTGGGCAGTGAAGAAGAACAAGAAGAAGAGGATGAGGTGCCATTCCAGGAGA AAGATTCCGGCAGTGATGAGGATTTCCTAATGGAAGACGATGATGATAGTGACTATGGcagttcaaaaaagaaaaacaaaaagatggttAAGAAGTCCAAacctgagagaaaagaaaagaaaatgcccaAACCCAGGCTAAAGGCCACAG tgaCGCCAAGCCCTGTGAAAGGCAAAGGGAAAGTGGGTCGCCCCACAGCTTCAAAGGCATCAAAGGAAAAGACTCCTTCTCCCAAAGAAGAAGACGAGGAACCAGAAAGCCCTCCTGAAAAGAAAACATCTGCAAGCCCTCCACCTGAGAAATCTGGGGATgaaggatctgaagatgaagcCCAGTCTGGGGAGGATTAA